From Pirellulales bacterium, the proteins below share one genomic window:
- a CDS encoding VCBS repeat-containing protein, giving the protein MVTAADDLQGKLAWYANDGSGLFPAVPNQYLSPLPSNTSQVTGNSVSIGDLDGDGDLDIVAAFSDLNRISWFENDGAGNFSPEKFINKFSIPGNPNSTSDLRLIGNSFLVDLDGDLDLDVACHTGTTSSALLSRVVWYKNDGQGNFGNQLLTFNISSSALQIHFANVEFVDLDHDGDLDITYTGSVAYTMFWRRNNGTGVFGSELTVFNGSSASLERQFADLDGDGDLDLLTADAIESYFYVGMQLHYTYRPRIRWLSNNGTGTFSEAGVFWERPNFIENDNTSKYPLAYAADFDNDDELEVAVVHDASTLDIDFFELVGGTIQANASLDPQVASLAYAQADLDDDGDRDWVSRTSPAELTSYLNDGTNHFEELQVLTGLSQSALGAMATGDLDGDGRDEIVAAYNGTGGLAWYRNTGADRFERHLLSSAALSSLAGPVLADLDGDDDLDVLVVGQDESISWFENLGNHQFAAAAVLLPAGSRIQRVVSGDIDQDGDDDLVIAFRNPTGNGGWFSWFENLGDATFSEERVLLTGVSDPRSAIIADLNGDQHNDIAITALSSDTFRWFPNNGSNAFSTSIEIDQPADANGVSGLDAGDIDNDGDIDLIAAVTSDNDIAWWRNNGTGVFTKVVINTNYTNGISVVLADYDLDGDLDVLTDSSSLNGYWYENQGATWVEVRPPYSVELNSLGDFDGDGDLDILTTTADWIYWRENLSVGFKITMPSTSNEDDTIVLDVSSSTSAISAIAWDLDNDGQYDDATGAIVNFAPGDNGTYPIGLRITHTSGAITYGFRQVTLENVAPEATIASDSLSEILNLLDFTLTATDVSSIDQAADFTFEIDWDGNGTIDETIVGPSGTIVSHLFATAGSRKIRVRATDKDGGTSEISTHTIHVYHLDKVGTDVVFEGTDANDTVEFHQTASDTVEVRVLQLAGAPASMIETFSGITGRAIAKGNGGNDVLNAAALSTIPATLEGGRHHDTIIGGDAADILHGEFVGAQGDGAEGNDLIFGGAGDDTITGDGAEGGKDTIYGGAGNDYITGDGGDGLEGRADSILGEDGDDTIFGNHGHDRLDGGSDNDVISGGDGAESQDLITGGAGDDLLSGGVGRDLLIGGLGSDTLQGGVGEDLLVADATPFDANGAALLALQKEWTSEHLYEERIAHLSGLPGGKNGSTYLVPGATLFDDESNDLLSGGTDLDWFLYNLMQDILDDHESPEVETSTFGP; this is encoded by the coding sequence ATGGTTACTGCCGCAGATGATCTACAAGGCAAACTGGCCTGGTACGCCAACGACGGATCGGGGCTGTTTCCTGCCGTACCGAATCAATATCTTTCGCCCCTTCCGTCGAACACGAGTCAAGTCACGGGCAATTCTGTCTCGATTGGCGATCTGGATGGTGACGGCGATCTAGATATCGTGGCCGCTTTCTCCGACTTGAATCGGATCTCCTGGTTCGAGAACGACGGAGCAGGAAACTTCTCTCCAGAAAAATTCATCAACAAATTCTCGATCCCTGGCAACCCCAACTCCACCTCCGACTTGAGATTGATCGGCAACAGCTTCCTGGTCGATCTCGATGGCGATCTGGATCTCGACGTGGCCTGCCATACCGGAACGACGTCGAGTGCGCTGCTCTCGCGAGTGGTGTGGTACAAGAATGACGGTCAGGGAAATTTTGGAAATCAGCTTCTGACGTTCAACATCTCAAGTTCCGCGCTACAGATTCACTTCGCGAATGTAGAATTCGTCGACCTCGATCATGACGGCGATCTCGATATCACTTACACGGGCTCCGTCGCCTATACCATGTTCTGGCGGCGCAATAATGGCACGGGCGTCTTCGGTTCGGAATTGACTGTATTCAATGGCTCCAGCGCTTCCTTGGAGCGGCAGTTCGCCGATCTCGACGGAGACGGCGATCTCGACCTGTTGACGGCCGACGCGATAGAGAGCTACTTCTACGTGGGTATGCAACTGCACTACACGTATCGCCCACGCATTCGCTGGTTGAGTAACAACGGAACCGGCACGTTCAGCGAAGCAGGCGTCTTTTGGGAGCGGCCAAATTTCATCGAAAACGACAATACCAGCAAGTATCCTCTGGCCTACGCCGCCGACTTCGACAACGACGACGAGCTTGAAGTTGCGGTAGTCCACGACGCATCAACCTTAGACATCGACTTTTTCGAGCTCGTGGGTGGGACGATCCAAGCGAATGCTTCGCTTGATCCCCAAGTCGCCTCTCTCGCCTACGCACAGGCTGATCTGGATGATGACGGCGATCGTGACTGGGTAAGCCGGACGTCGCCAGCGGAGCTCACCTCTTATCTCAATGACGGCACGAACCATTTCGAGGAGCTTCAAGTCCTGACCGGCCTTAGTCAATCGGCGCTGGGAGCAATGGCCACCGGCGATCTCGACGGTGACGGTCGGGACGAAATCGTTGCCGCCTACAACGGGACGGGGGGCCTCGCCTGGTACCGAAACACAGGCGCCGACCGATTCGAACGCCATCTCCTCAGTTCAGCCGCATTATCGTCGTTAGCAGGGCCAGTCCTCGCGGATCTCGATGGCGACGACGATCTCGACGTTCTGGTCGTCGGCCAGGACGAATCGATTTCCTGGTTCGAGAATCTCGGCAACCACCAGTTCGCCGCCGCGGCGGTCTTGCTTCCCGCCGGCAGCAGAATCCAGCGCGTCGTGAGTGGCGATATCGATCAAGATGGCGACGACGACTTGGTCATCGCCTTCAGGAATCCCACTGGCAACGGTGGTTGGTTCTCCTGGTTCGAGAACCTGGGCGATGCCACCTTCAGCGAGGAGCGTGTCCTCCTCACTGGTGTATCTGACCCGCGCTCCGCGATCATCGCCGACTTGAATGGCGATCAGCATAATGACATTGCCATCACGGCGCTCTCCAGTGATACGTTTCGCTGGTTTCCGAACAACGGCTCCAATGCTTTCAGCACATCGATCGAAATCGACCAGCCCGCCGATGCGAATGGTGTCAGCGGACTCGATGCAGGCGATATCGACAACGATGGCGACATCGATCTCATTGCCGCAGTCACTAGTGACAACGATATCGCCTGGTGGCGTAACAACGGGACGGGCGTGTTCACAAAAGTTGTAATAAACACCAATTACACCAACGGAATTAGCGTCGTACTTGCCGACTACGATCTGGACGGCGACCTAGACGTGCTCACCGACAGTTCCTCGTTGAACGGCTACTGGTATGAGAATCAAGGCGCCACGTGGGTCGAAGTTCGCCCGCCTTACTCGGTCGAATTAAATAGTCTCGGCGATTTCGACGGCGATGGTGATCTCGACATTCTGACCACGACAGCGGACTGGATCTATTGGCGCGAGAACCTGTCGGTTGGATTCAAGATCACCATGCCGAGCACGTCGAATGAAGACGATACGATCGTGCTCGACGTCTCTTCGAGCACGTCGGCGATCAGCGCGATCGCGTGGGATCTGGACAACGACGGCCAATACGACGATGCCACGGGTGCGATCGTCAACTTTGCCCCGGGCGACAACGGTACCTATCCGATCGGCCTGCGCATCACACACACCAGTGGCGCGATCACCTATGGGTTCCGGCAAGTAACGCTGGAAAACGTTGCCCCCGAGGCAACGATCGCTAGTGACTCGCTCAGCGAGATTCTTAACCTGCTGGATTTTACCCTGACCGCCACGGATGTTTCGTCGATCGATCAAGCTGCCGACTTCACGTTCGAAATCGACTGGGATGGCAACGGCACGATCGACGAAACGATCGTGGGCCCCAGTGGTACGATCGTCAGCCACTTATTTGCCACGGCCGGCTCAAGAAAAATTCGCGTGCGTGCGACCGACAAGGATGGCGGTACGAGCGAGATTTCAACTCACACCATTCATGTCTATCACCTGGACAAAGTCGGCACGGATGTCGTATTCGAAGGAACGGATGCCAACGACACCGTCGAATTCCACCAGACAGCATCCGACACGGTCGAGGTGCGCGTGCTGCAGTTGGCCGGCGCGCCGGCCAGCATGATCGAAACTTTTAGCGGTATCACCGGGCGCGCCATCGCCAAGGGGAACGGCGGCAACGACGTGCTGAATGCCGCGGCGCTCAGTACGATTCCCGCCACGCTCGAAGGTGGCCGCCACCACGACACGATCATCGGGGGAGACGCGGCAGACATCCTCCACGGCGAATTCGTGGGAGCCCAGGGCGACGGCGCTGAAGGAAACGACTTGATCTTCGGCGGAGCCGGCGATGACACGATCACCGGCGACGGCGCCGAAGGGGGCAAGGACACCATCTACGGCGGCGCCGGGAACGACTACATCACCGGCGACGGTGGCGATGGCCTCGAAGGACGCGCCGATTCCATCCTCGGCGAGGACGGCGACGATACCATCTTCGGCAACCACGGCCACGACCGCCTCGACGGTGGAAGCGACAACGACGTCATCAGCGGCGGCGATGGAGCCGAATCGCAAGATCTCATCACGGGCGGCGCCGGCGACGACCTACTCTCTGGAGGCGTCGGTCGAGATCTGCTCATCGGCGGCCTGGGCAGTGACACCCTGCAGGGCGGGGTCGGCGAAGATCTCCTCGTGGCCGATGCCACCCCCTTCGACGCCAACGGCGCCGCGCTGCTCGCGCTGCAAAAAGAATGGACCTCCGAACATCTTTACGAAGAGCGCATCGCTCATCTTAGTGGATTGCCTGGCGGCAAAAACGGCAGTACTTACCTGGTGCCCGGCGCCACCCTCTTCGACGACGAATCGAACGACCTGCTCAGCGGCGGAACTGATCTCGACTGGTTCCTCTACAACTTGATGCAAGACATCCTCGACGATCACGAATCGCCTGAAGTCGAAACCAGCACGTTCGGCCCCTAG
- the pyrF gene encoding orotidine-5'-phosphate decarboxylase has product MADTSAVSVRSFSDRLADGIRQKGTPVLVGLDPRAEQLPAPLLEDCHPQDVESLAYAYCEFCRGVIDVVAPHVAVVKPQAAFFEQLGPPGMQALAEVVYYARHSGLLVILDGKRNDIGSTAEAYADAWLSPPPDLAALEHAETCDAEDHEHELDAIDWRADALTVSPYLGDDSLEPFVQAARERAAGVFVLVKTSNPGGATFQDLIADGRPLYRHVAAHVERIAAEAAGECGYGSVGAVVGATYPEQLAELREAMPHAWFLVPGFGAQGGTARDTAAGFDAHGLGAIVNNSRGIIFAHAKKPYAERFGATRWQEAVEAATLDMIAQLRAETSASKLAAAR; this is encoded by the coding sequence ATGGCGGATACTTCGGCGGTGAGCGTGCGATCCTTTTCCGATCGGTTGGCGGACGGCATCCGCCAGAAGGGAACTCCCGTCCTCGTGGGGCTCGATCCGCGCGCCGAACAGCTTCCCGCCCCCCTGCTCGAAGACTGCCATCCGCAAGACGTCGAGTCGCTGGCCTACGCCTACTGCGAATTCTGCCGCGGCGTGATCGATGTGGTCGCACCCCATGTGGCGGTCGTCAAACCGCAAGCCGCCTTCTTCGAGCAACTCGGTCCCCCGGGCATGCAGGCCCTGGCCGAAGTAGTCTACTACGCGCGCCATTCCGGTCTGCTCGTCATTCTCGATGGCAAGCGCAACGACATCGGCAGCACGGCCGAGGCCTACGCCGATGCGTGGCTCAGCCCCCCTCCCGATCTGGCCGCGCTCGAGCATGCGGAGACGTGCGATGCCGAGGACCACGAGCACGAGCTCGACGCGATCGACTGGCGGGCCGATGCCCTGACGGTGAGCCCGTACTTGGGAGACGACAGCCTCGAGCCCTTCGTGCAGGCCGCGCGCGAGCGGGCCGCTGGCGTCTTTGTGCTGGTCAAGACTTCAAATCCCGGCGGCGCGACCTTCCAGGATTTGATCGCCGATGGCCGGCCGCTCTACCGCCACGTGGCGGCGCACGTCGAACGCATCGCCGCGGAAGCGGCCGGCGAGTGTGGCTATGGCTCTGTCGGCGCCGTCGTCGGCGCGACCTATCCCGAACAATTGGCCGAACTACGCGAGGCCATGCCCCACGCGTGGTTCCTGGTGCCTGGCTTCGGCGCGCAAGGTGGCACCGCGCGAGATACCGCCGCCGGCTTCGACGCGCACGGCTTGGGCGCGATCGTCAACAATTCGCGCGGCATTATCTTTGCGCATGCCAAGAAGCCCTACGCCGAGCGCTTCGGCGCCACACGCTGGCAAGAGGCGGTCGAAGCGGCCACGCTCGACATGATCGCACAACTTCGCGCCGAGACCTCCGCCTCAAAACTGGCGGCCGCGCGGTAG
- a CDS encoding 3-oxoacyl-ACP synthase III — protein MKYEHVCLEAFGYTLPEEIVTSAQLEARLAPLYERLRLPEGRLELMTGIRERRFWTPGTLPSENSVRSAERAIRAAQIDRTEIGALVHASVCRDFLEPATACVVHERLKLPAECQVFDLSNACLGVLNGMLLVANMIELGQIRAGLVVASEGSRELVETTIATLNASQTLTRSTVKTAIASLTIGSASVAVVLSHRDASRTGAHLVGGIARAETKHVGLCHSSGGDEAVAGQMSPLMETDSEALMNAGVDVAEAAFEQFQRELGWQREELDKTVCHQVGSAQRKLLLATLDLPPETDFTSYEYLGNTGSAALPVTTAISAQRGLLAPGDQVGLFGIGSGINCVMLGARWQHVPVAGEGAEATSTSQIEQEETAWTAR, from the coding sequence ATGAAATACGAACACGTCTGCCTGGAAGCGTTTGGCTATACCCTGCCCGAGGAAATCGTCACGTCGGCCCAGCTCGAGGCTCGGCTGGCCCCGCTTTACGAGCGGCTGCGCTTGCCCGAGGGGCGGCTCGAATTGATGACCGGCATTCGCGAGCGGCGCTTCTGGACGCCCGGCACGCTCCCCAGCGAAAACAGCGTGCGCAGCGCCGAGCGGGCCATCCGCGCGGCGCAAATCGATCGCACGGAGATCGGTGCGCTCGTACACGCCTCGGTGTGCCGCGATTTTCTCGAGCCGGCCACGGCCTGCGTCGTACACGAGCGTCTGAAGTTGCCCGCCGAATGCCAGGTGTTCGATCTCTCGAACGCCTGTCTCGGCGTGCTCAACGGCATGCTGCTGGTGGCGAACATGATCGAATTGGGGCAAATCCGCGCGGGGCTCGTCGTGGCCAGCGAAGGGAGCCGCGAGCTGGTCGAGACGACCATCGCCACGCTCAACGCAAGTCAGACTCTGACACGCAGCACGGTTAAGACCGCGATCGCCTCGCTCACGATCGGTTCGGCCAGCGTGGCGGTGGTACTCTCGCATCGCGACGCCAGCCGCACCGGCGCGCACTTGGTGGGGGGCATCGCGCGGGCCGAGACGAAGCACGTGGGACTGTGTCACAGCAGCGGCGGTGACGAAGCCGTGGCGGGACAGATGAGCCCGCTCATGGAAACGGACTCCGAAGCGCTCATGAACGCCGGCGTGGACGTGGCCGAAGCGGCTTTCGAGCAGTTCCAGCGCGAGCTGGGCTGGCAGCGCGAGGAGCTCGACAAGACCGTATGCCATCAGGTCGGCTCGGCACAGCGCAAGCTGCTGCTGGCCACGCTCGATCTGCCGCCGGAAACCGATTTCACCAGTTACGAGTATCTCGGCAACACGGGCTCCGCGGCGTTGCCGGTGACGACGGCGATTTCCGCCCAGCGCGGCTTGCTGGCGCCGGGCGATCAGGTGGGATTGTTCGGTATCGGCTCGGGCATCAATTGCGTCATGCTCGGCGCGCGATGGCAGCACGTGCCCGTCGCAGGAGAAGGGGCCGAAGCCACCTCGACGAGCCAGATCGAACAGGAGGAGACCGCATGGACCGCACGCTGA
- a CDS encoding SGNH/GDSL hydrolase family protein codes for MAVFVVFALPLALALVACLVLRVAVRRFRASTGWVSGAWLVLGNALVLVMLLAALFVVAESYYRWIYDTTEGPDLSRASQEWFRRHYQSNNGGFRDNIDYAMQPAAGRRRVSFVGDSFTAGHGVPDVNDRFANRVRRSLAPDVEVHCLAINGLDTAHQADLLEELFAQGYRTDLVVLVYCANDLSDLIPDLPRQGNTVKERVASLGGLRESYALDMWHCRWIMATDPDSLRYFPDLAAAYEGPLWAQQQDRVGRLREVCREHGAELAIVLFPFMLEIEGTSFEPAYDKVVALAAAEGIPLLDLRAVFARYPEEPLNVSAVDAHPNARANEIAGVAISEWLRTNLLTPREPPAK; via the coding sequence GTGGCCGTGTTCGTTGTCTTTGCCCTGCCCCTGGCGTTGGCCCTCGTCGCCTGTCTCGTGCTGCGTGTGGCCGTGCGCCGTTTTCGCGCCAGCACAGGTTGGGTAAGCGGCGCCTGGCTCGTGCTCGGCAATGCCCTGGTGCTCGTCATGCTGCTGGCGGCGCTGTTCGTCGTGGCCGAGAGCTACTACCGCTGGATCTACGACACGACCGAAGGTCCTGATCTCAGCCGTGCCTCGCAAGAATGGTTTCGACGCCACTACCAGTCGAACAACGGCGGATTTCGCGACAATATCGATTACGCCATGCAGCCGGCGGCTGGGAGGCGGCGCGTGTCGTTCGTCGGCGATTCGTTCACGGCCGGGCATGGCGTGCCGGATGTCAACGATCGTTTTGCCAATCGCGTACGACGCAGTCTCGCGCCCGACGTGGAAGTGCATTGCCTGGCGATCAACGGTCTCGACACGGCGCACCAGGCCGACCTGCTCGAAGAGTTGTTTGCACAGGGCTACCGCACGGATCTGGTGGTGCTGGTCTACTGTGCGAATGACTTGTCCGACTTGATTCCTGACTTGCCGCGGCAGGGGAACACGGTCAAAGAACGTGTGGCGTCGCTGGGTGGGTTGCGGGAAAGCTACGCCCTCGACATGTGGCATTGCCGCTGGATCATGGCGACCGACCCCGACTCGCTGCGTTACTTTCCCGATCTGGCGGCCGCCTACGAAGGACCGCTCTGGGCGCAACAGCAGGATCGCGTGGGGCGATTGCGCGAAGTGTGCCGCGAACACGGGGCCGAACTCGCCATCGTGCTATTTCCGTTCATGCTGGAGATCGAAGGGACCTCGTTCGAGCCGGCTTACGACAAGGTGGTCGCGCTCGCGGCGGCCGAGGGAATTCCGCTGCTCGATCTGCGCGCGGTCTTCGCCAGATATCCCGAGGAGCCGTTGAATGTGAGTGCCGTCGATGCGCACCCGAACGCCCGCGCGAACGAGATTGCTGGAGTGGCCATCAGCGAGTGGTTGCGAACGAACTTGTTGACGCCCCGCGAACCGCCTGCGAAGTGA
- the acpS gene encoding holo-ACP synthase, giving the protein MSKILGIGTDIVECLRIAQMIERHGELFLTRVYTPHELKYCQSRKQSTQHFAGRWAAKEAILKAVGTGWVRGIGWRDVEVQNEGGGRPLVLLHGGALEASQRAGIREIMISISHCRSHATAYALALGHD; this is encoded by the coding sequence ATGTCGAAGATCTTGGGAATTGGCACCGATATCGTCGAGTGTCTGCGCATCGCACAGATGATCGAACGTCACGGCGAGCTCTTCTTGACCCGCGTCTATACGCCGCACGAGTTAAAATACTGCCAGAGCCGCAAGCAGTCGACGCAGCACTTTGCCGGCCGCTGGGCAGCGAAGGAAGCCATCCTGAAGGCAGTGGGCACCGGTTGGGTGCGCGGCATCGGCTGGCGCGACGTCGAGGTTCAAAACGAAGGGGGGGGCCGTCCCCTGGTATTGCTGCACGGCGGGGCGCTCGAGGCGAGTCAGCGCGCCGGCATTCGCGAGATCATGATCAGTATCTCGCACTGCCGCAGTCATGCCACAGCCTATGCCCTGGCGCTCGGACACGACTAA
- a CDS encoding DinB family protein — MDRTLIARYREGAEALASGIAGLSHERLLAHPVPGTWSIQEIVLHMADSDQIGAERMKRTIAEERPTLVAFDESAFARRLHYQEQDAHQAAELFRLNRLMLAAVLERLTDDDFARVGIHSERGPVTLAEQLETHTEHLEHHLKFLHEKRGMVQAAP; from the coding sequence ATGGACCGCACGCTGATCGCGCGCTATCGCGAGGGGGCCGAAGCACTCGCCAGTGGGATCGCCGGATTGTCGCACGAACGACTGCTGGCTCATCCGGTGCCGGGCACGTGGAGCATTCAAGAGATCGTGCTCCACATGGCCGATAGCGACCAGATCGGCGCGGAGCGGATGAAGCGCACGATCGCCGAGGAGCGACCGACACTGGTCGCCTTTGACGAGAGCGCCTTCGCGCGGCGCCTGCACTATCAGGAGCAGGACGCCCACCAGGCCGCGGAACTATTCCGGCTGAACCGGTTGATGCTGGCGGCGGTGCTGGAACGTTTGACCGACGACGATTTTGCCCGCGTGGGCATCCACAGCGAGCGCGGCCCCGTCACGCTGGCCGAACAGCTCGAGACGCACACGGAGCATCTCGAGCATCATTTGAAGTTTCTGCACGAGAAGCGCGGGATGGTGCAAGCTGCGCCTTAG
- a CDS encoding Gfo/Idh/MocA family oxidoreductase: protein MSMNPAGLSRKGPTPLAADRRSFLQQAAVGAVAASAISMPAAAGANDRVVMGLIGCGGRGTHVAKLLAEKPGVEFRYVCDPDEARRKQAASELGSSGIRQVGDLRQVLDDKDVIAVLVATPDHWHAPASILACDAGKHVYCEKPCSHNIREGRLLVEAARRNNVHVQHGTQVRSTSMIASAIQRMREGAIGPVLMAKVWNVQRRGPIGRAQPSAPPAGFDYDTWIGPAPFVDFQANRHHGSWKWWYDFGTGDMGNDGVHDIDYGRWGLGVTTHPSRVSAIGGRFLIDDDQQFPDTQQVAFEYEGHDGAGDRKILVYEQRLWSTNYPHNTDSGVEFYGPGGQMFISRRGKVELLDEKNRRVDLGLESEPQNEVRHTLNFVESIRGKEKLNAEIEIGHLSTTLCHLGNIATRLERSLRFDPQAERFLSHDGQSEDAEANALVGRHYRSHWGTPVG, encoded by the coding sequence ATGTCGATGAATCCCGCTGGCTTGTCGCGCAAGGGGCCAACGCCACTTGCTGCGGATCGTCGCTCGTTTCTCCAACAGGCGGCGGTGGGGGCCGTGGCGGCATCGGCCATCTCGATGCCCGCTGCTGCCGGTGCGAATGACCGCGTCGTGATGGGATTGATCGGCTGCGGCGGGCGCGGCACGCACGTGGCCAAACTGCTGGCCGAAAAGCCGGGCGTCGAATTCCGCTACGTCTGCGATCCCGACGAGGCCCGCCGCAAGCAGGCCGCCAGCGAGTTGGGTAGCTCGGGCATCCGGCAAGTGGGTGATCTGCGCCAGGTACTCGACGATAAAGACGTAATCGCGGTACTTGTGGCCACCCCCGATCACTGGCACGCCCCCGCCTCGATCCTGGCCTGCGACGCGGGCAAACACGTCTATTGCGAGAAGCCCTGCTCGCACAACATTCGCGAGGGGCGCTTGCTGGTCGAGGCCGCACGTCGCAACAACGTCCATGTGCAGCACGGCACCCAGGTCCGCAGCACGTCGATGATCGCCAGCGCCATCCAGCGGATGCGCGAGGGAGCGATCGGCCCGGTGCTCATGGCCAAGGTCTGGAACGTCCAGCGGCGCGGTCCCATCGGCCGCGCGCAGCCCAGCGCTCCGCCGGCCGGTTTCGACTATGACACCTGGATCGGGCCCGCACCGTTCGTCGACTTTCAGGCCAACCGTCACCACGGCTCGTGGAAGTGGTGGTACGACTTCGGCACCGGCGACATGGGCAACGACGGCGTCCACGACATCGACTACGGTCGCTGGGGGCTCGGCGTGACAACGCATCCCTCGCGCGTCTCGGCCATCGGCGGACGCTTCCTCATCGACGACGATCAACAATTTCCCGATACGCAACAGGTGGCCTTCGAGTACGAAGGGCACGACGGCGCGGGGGATCGCAAAATACTCGTCTACGAACAACGACTCTGGTCCACCAACTATCCGCACAACACCGACAGCGGCGTCGAATTCTATGGCCCCGGCGGGCAGATGTTCATCAGCCGCCGCGGCAAGGTCGAATTGCTCGACGAGAAGAATCGCCGCGTCGACCTCGGGCTGGAAAGCGAACCGCAGAACGAAGTCCGCCACACGTTGAACTTCGTCGAGTCGATTCGCGGCAAGGAGAAACTCAACGCCGAAATCGAAATCGGCCACCTCTCGACCACGCTCTGCCATCTGGGCAACATCGCGACGCGACTAGAACGATCGCTGCGCTTCGATCCGCAAGCAGAGCGGTTTCTCTCGCACGACGGACAAAGCGAAGACGCCGAGGCCAACGCCCTCGTCGGTCGCCACTACCGCAGCCACTGGGGTACGCCGGTGGGGTAG
- the ndk gene encoding nucleoside-diphosphate kinase — translation MERTLILFKPDCVERRLVGRVLSRFEDKGLNVVAMKLMKVTPELAKQHYAEHVTKPFYPALEGFITGGPIIAAVLEGLEVIRVVRDMLGATSGLKAAAGTIRGDFSSSRQMNLVHASDGPEAAQREIALYFQPSEIVESKPSITPWLRASDEG, via the coding sequence ATGGAACGAACGCTGATTCTGTTCAAGCCCGACTGTGTGGAACGCCGCCTCGTGGGCCGGGTCTTGTCCCGCTTCGAGGATAAGGGGTTGAACGTGGTGGCGATGAAGCTGATGAAGGTCACGCCCGAGTTGGCCAAGCAGCACTATGCCGAGCACGTCACGAAGCCGTTCTACCCGGCGCTCGAGGGGTTCATCACCGGGGGCCCGATCATTGCCGCCGTGCTCGAGGGGCTGGAAGTGATCCGCGTCGTGCGTGACATGCTGGGAGCCACGAGCGGCTTGAAGGCGGCCGCGGGCACGATTCGCGGCGATTTCAGTTCGAGCCGCCAGATGAATCTGGTGCATGCCTCGGACGGCCCCGAAGCGGCGCAGCGCGAGATCGCCCTGTACTTCCAGCCGAGCGAGATCGTCGAGAGCAAGCCGTCGATCACTCCCTGGCTCCGCGCCAGCGACGAAGGCTAG